The DNA sequence TATGTTTATTATTTATTACGAATTTAACCTTTGCAGCAGGTTTTAATGATATACAAATGTGGTATCCTATAACTATGTTACCAGAAATTAAAGACAAATTACAAGAAGGCGATATTATAATATTTAAACCATTAACAACAAAATTTACATCTCGTTTTGGTCATATTGCAATAGTTGGTAAAGATAAAAAAATAGTTGATTTTCCTGATGGACATGTTGGTTTTAGAGAAATGCCCATCGAAATTGTTACAACACAAGAATATAGAGACGTTATAGTTATAAGATATAAGAATAGTACCAAAGAATTTAGGGAAAAACTTATGGAGAAAGTCTATTCTTACATAGATAAAAATTACTTTATACTAAGTTTTCATAATTTAAGTAAAAACACAACATACTGTTCATTATTTATTCGTGATGTTTATGAATTGGCTAATGATACAGATAAAACTATATTCCCAGAAAGTAATATTTTAGTATTACCAGAAGAATTTATAAATGCTGGTGAAAATTTCTATATACTAGAATTGGAATAATATAAACTTAGAAAGGTTATTTATGAAATTAATAGTAGGATTAGGTAATCCAGGAACTAACTATAAAAATACAAGACATAATATTGGATTTATCTTTTTAGATAATTATTTAGAAAAATTAAATCTAATTAATTATACAAAA is a window from the Oceanivirga salmonicida genome containing:
- a CDS encoding YiiX/YebB-like N1pC/P60 family cysteine hydrolase; its protein translation is MKKILICLLFITNLTFAAGFNDIQMWYPITMLPEIKDKLQEGDIIIFKPLTTKFTSRFGHIAIVGKDKKIVDFPDGHVGFREMPIEIVTTQEYRDVIVIRYKNSTKEFREKLMEKVYSYIDKNYFILSFHNLSKNTTYCSLFIRDVYELANDTDKTIFPESNILVLPEEFINAGENFYILELE